In Mytilus trossulus isolate FHL-02 chromosome 6, PNRI_Mtr1.1.1.hap1, whole genome shotgun sequence, a single window of DNA contains:
- the LOC134721962 gene encoding histidine-rich glycoprotein-like encodes MEKEFSSTNSEGPLDGPHASKKINVNHKPGNTNTYNKEKYTPKKKHSPIYHPNVQKVPAKLKHLSTDSHVSRKEAFQLEKEEEENEEKETPRDTHKKTHSEETKNEKATHSKEKMHTKEALLKEKHHAKKTHPKTTLNDDEIETHLMEIHNLKKSQAKDVHDVKALDTKEKHKEAHPHDVKVAHPKEKHDIKEAHSHHVKAAHPKEKHDIKETHSHHVKAVHPKKKHDDKEAHSHHVKAAHPKEKHDIKEAHSHYVKAAHPKEKHDIKEAHSHHVETAHPKKEHNVKEAHSIHVKAVHPKEKDDVKIAYLKEIQKENDIMETPPTDVNSGKENQ; translated from the coding sequence ATGGAGAAGGAATTTTCTTCTACAAATTCAGAAGGTCCTCTGGACGGCCCGCATGCGTCAAAAAAGATTAATGTCAATCATAAGCCGGGAAATACTAACACATATAACAAAGAGAAATATACGccaaaaaagaaacattcaccGATATACCATCCAAACGTTCAAAAGGTGCCAGCTAAACTAAAACATCTTTCAACTGATTCCCATGTTTCGAGAAAGGAAGCTTTTCAGTTGgagaaagaagaagaagaaaacgAAGAGAAAGAAACCCCAAGAGATACCcacaaaaaaacacattctGAAGAGACGAAAAATGAAAAAGCTACacattcaaaagaaaaaatgcatACAAAGGAGGCACTTCTAAAGGAGAAACACCATGCTAAGAAGACGCATCCAAAAACGACACTCAATGATGATGAAATAGAGACACATCTTATggaaatacacaatttaaagAAATCACAAGCAAAAGATGTACACGATGTAAAAGCGCTGGATACAAAAGAGAAACATAAAGAAGCACATCCACACGATGTAAAAGTAGCACATCCAAAGGAGAAGCACGATATAAAAGAAGCACATTCACACCATGTTAAAGCAGCGCACCCAAAGGAGAAGCACGATATAAAAGAAACACATTCACACCATGTTAAAGCAGTACATCCAAAGAAGAAACATGATGATAAAGAAGCACATTCACACCATGTTAAAGCAGCGCACCCAAAGGAGAAGCACGATATAAAAGAAGCACATTCACATTATGTTAAAGCAGCGCACCCAAAGGAGAAGCATGATATAAAAGAAGCACATTCACACCATGTGGAAACAGCACATCCAAAGAAGGAGCATAATGTAAAAGAAGCACATTCAATCCATGTAAAAGCAGTACACCCAAAAGAGAAAGATGATGTGAAGATAGCATATTTAAAGGAAATACAAAAGGAAAATGATATCATGGAAACACCACCAACAGATGTAAATAGTGGAAAGGAAAACCAATAA